tctgtgtgtggtgTATAGAGGCAGCAGAGGCAAACTTTGGAGATCCATACAGAGAGGGAGGGGGGCTGCATGTTATATGATGAAAATGCAGGACCTAGGTGTGGACACAGTGGCACTGTACACATGCTgacctgctcctggctggacAGTGGAATGTAAAGTTGTTTGCTAGTCCTATTTTAACTAAAGTGAAAAGAATATCCACTTGCTTTTTCCAAGCTATGGAATTGGAAATGCATTGCAACTTTATAGTGATGTGTTATGGAATGGTATCTGCATGAATACTGTCTGTATACAAATATGTTTGTCCTTTTAGCATAGTAAAGTTTTGCCTACTTGTTTGGCTTGTTAAACAGGTTGTTTTATCACATTGTGGATTCTGATGAGGTCAGTACAAAGATCCTAATGGAATTTAACAAAATGAACCTTCCTGGGGAAGTTACATTCCTCCCTCTGAACAAGCTGGATGTTAGAGATACTGCTTATCCTGAGACTAATGTGAGTTAGAATTACTTTTGGACCTATTTTTGCTTCATAACTACAAAGCCTCGTGTTTTGAACTGTGTACATTGCTTATTGCCCACCacttgcttttctgtttgtctgcAGTTAAATACTACTTCAAATGTATAGttctgaacattaaaaaaaactattcaatagaaaaacatttttctacaaGGTATCTGCTCCTTATTAACTGCACTTTACAAGTGAAAAAGCAATACTAATAACTAGAATTTTATTGTAACCTGATACTCAAGATTTACCTCAATTGCTGAATTGTAATTCTCTCACTTTAGGATGCTATTCCTATGATCAGTAAACTGAGATACAATCCAAGATTTGATAAAGCTTTCAAACATGTTTTTGGGAAGACTTTAATTTGTCGTAGCATGGAAGTGTCTACCCAGCTGGCCAGAGCTTTCACAATGGATTGTATCACTCTGGAAGGTAAATACTGCAGTTCTTTATCGGTTATTTATTGCAACAATAGGATTCCTGGGAACATGGGGCTCATTAAACATGGTCTATTTAGAGCTGTTGAAAtaagattattaaaaataatattatacTTGACTGAGATGTATGTACAAGGTTGTGCTTGGTTAAGTACAGTGCTTAAAAAAACACTATTTCTTGACAAGGTATGGAATTTTCTTACACTCTAAATTTTAGTAGCAATGTATCTCCATCCTGAGAATTGCAAAGCAGATTAGGTTTGCATTCATACAGGTTTTTTTATCCAGTTTAACAgacatttgttttcctgccGTGTTTATGGTGTTTTCCCCAAGCTCAAACCAGTGTTTAGGGTGTGAATTAATAGCCTTAATTCCTTAATGCCATTCCTTTATTCCTTATAAAGACAATGTGAATTCTTGTGTGCAACAGATATATTTAGATCTTATGTTCCCTGAAATAATCTCTAGTTTTTGTTAATTGCCTGCAGGCTTATTGTTGTCTCTTTGTTCTTAAAGTCAATCTAAAAAAATTCCTAAGGGTATCTGAGGAAGAAATTACTAATTTTTCAGTATCAGCATACTCTATAAACCACAGATGCTGCTAATTgcttaatttctttatttcctcatAGAAgacttgagattttttttttcaaactggtAATGCTAGGCATTTGCATTTTCCCCTTAATATAagtattctttttccttcaagcTACATGGTTTCAGaagttaattaaaacaaaaaaaaaaaaaaagccaatgcTTAAAGGAGATCCTAGCAGTCTGTGATGATATTGAGAAAGGAAATAGCATTAAATTGAATagagaaataaacatttctaaTTACTGTAAACATACATGATTGCTGAGACATACAGTGCTTTTGTAGCTTAGTTGAAATGTTCTGGATAACCTGCTAAGTTGTGCTGTGGGAACTGTGCTGGGCTTTATAGCAAGTGTGTAGTGtgcattttacatttcattCTGTTCTGCTCTTAGGTGATCAAGTCAGCCATCGAGGTGCTTTGACTGGAGGTTATTATGACACCCGGAAGTCTCGGCTTGAATTGCAAAAAGATGttagaaaagcagaagaggaacTTGGTGAACTCGAAGCAAAGCTCAATGAAAACTTACGTAGAAACATTGAAAATATCCTTTTGTTGTTAATGGGGAAGGTTGTGTGATgacaaagcttttctttttggttaCAGTAACAGAAAACAGGAGACTGACTTGTTACATATTATCTGTGGCATTTGTTATGACTGTTTTGTGTGCAGCCTGGTTCTCTGTGTTACTGTATTTGATATTGATCTTTAAAGCTTAGAGGTGAGGTTAAACCCTAGATTGTGAAGCTTTCTATTCCTTTTAGAGTCTGTTGTAGTAACTGCCATAACCAGATATTCTTGTTATCTGTGTTAATTTTCATTGCTTCTTCTCAGGCTATATTTTTAGTACTTGTGTCCTGAATTGATGTGTTACATGGTCCAGTTATTCTGTGGAGGGGCCCACGGTGGGAGAGCATTGTGTTGTCATAAGCTGAGTTGCTTGACAATTTGGTCTTTCCAGTCTCTTTGCACTGTTGAGATCCAATATCTACATTTCAGGGGTAAGGGAGGTTTATACATTTTTCTTAGACATCACTCAAGTCATTCTGTCCTTCAAACTGaactcctttgcttttttactTGCATCAGTGCATTAGAGATATCTGTTCTGTATTTTATAACATCTGAGCTTTCGTTGCTTGTTCAGATGTATCCCTGTGTTCTTCCGAATATCATATagtaaaataagaaaggaaatctTCATTTAGCTTAGCTCTTGGTATTGACAAGTTGATTAGCTGCTCAGTTATTTTTGTGGATGATTCTTGATTTTTCCTCTACAAGTGATCATTATGGTTTGGTGGAGTTTTGATTTGTTTGCTATTTTGATGAAAGATGAATATGTcagatagaaaaaaattgaaggtACTAGtaggaataaaattatttttaaaacaaggacAGAATTTTCCTTAGCCCACAGTATGGATTAATAATGAGATTGACCAGCTAATGAATCAAATGCAGCAAATTgagacacagcagagaaaattcAAAGCCTCTCGAGACAGTATTTTGTCAGAGatgaaaatgctgaaggaaaaaaggcagcagtCTGAAAAGACATTTATGCCTAAGGTTGGTATGGGGATATTGAAAGTTgttatttggtttattttaattgtttcattAATGTTACTGTTAAACTTGCATTCCCTTCTGGTTACCATCataatatgaaatattaagAGATAACTAGAGATATGTCCCAAAAATATGTTGATATGAAGAGGTGAAATTCATATAAATCTAGAGATTGCTTTGAAGAGTGATTCTGTCTATCTGTCCCACAGCAACGTAGCTTGCAGAGCCTGGAGGCAAGTTTACATGCCATGGAGTCAACTAGAGAATCATTAAAAGCAGAACTGGGCACAGATTTGTTGTCTCAGCTCAGTCTTGAAGATCAGAAACGTGTGGATGCTCTTAATGATGAAATTCGACAACTACAgcaagtaagaaaataaaaatatttgccattAAATGTGGTACCTTTCTTGGCAATAAACTTTTGTCCTTTTGTATGAAAAGTCACTTATGTGTATAGTGTCAGTAAATTAGTGCTTTGTCAGTAGTAGGTAGGTGTCTTTAAAGTTCTGTCATTTGCAAAGGGTATTTGCAAGTTTTTCTCAAACACTAGGTGAATTTTGCCAGTTGATTGTGTGAAAATTAAGGCTATTTGTTAGAATCAtcacaattttttcctcttgctatTGACTTTCCAACAATAAATACAAGTAGATATCATGTGAAGGGAGGATGCACAgtatgagaaaggaaaatttctatATGTGAGTGGTAGGTGAGACAAAACTAACCTTTTGATTGACACACATGTTGCTGGAAAAATACTGCTTCTTATATAATCTCTAAGGCATTTCTGGGTTTAAGAATTGGATTCAGATACAAATAAAGATTAATAAACTGACTGATCTGTACAGTTGACTTTTATACTAGAcaactttgaattttttttctgccagttaAAATTAGAGGAACAGTCCAGAGAACTGTGAGATTTTAATACACAGAATTGTGTGAAGAGAagtttttgttcttgttgttgtaataattttttttttctaacaagGTAAAAATAGTCCTAGGCAGGTAAGGCAACTAATATACttctttcttcaggaaaacagacAGCTTTTGAATGAGAGGATTAAATTAGAAGGCATTATCACAAGAGTTGAAACATACCTCAATGAGAATCTGAGAAAACGCTTGGACCAAGTGGAGCAAGTaagggttttcttttaaatatgcTTTTGCAGTCtgggtttggtttatttctggGGCTAACACATGTAAATCATAAATACTTACTTGTTACACTGCATTATCTGTAGTGGGGTTTCCTCCCCTATGTATATAAACTGAGTTAAGTATTCATTTGAGTTTCAGCAAGTTTTTAACAAAAGCTACTGTAAGTACATGGTCTGTGTATCAATAGGACTATCATAATGACAGATTTGTTTGAAAATCTAACTATTCTCTTAGAACATTAGGAAAATATTGAATAGTATATGTATGTAATAGTTATATGTAGAGTAGCAGAAGATAGCTTGTCTGGCTTATGTTCCTATTCATGCTGAAGCCTGGTGGCATTTATTTATCCCATAGGAACTGAATGAGCTTCGAGAGACAGAAGGTGGCACAGTCCTTACTGCCACAACATCAGAACTTGAGGCTATCAACAAACGAGTGAAGGATACACTGGCACGGTCAGATGGTTGGTAACATcatgttttggaaagaaaactctCCAGGGTTTTGAAAGTTCACACATACCACATTTGATTCAGAAATAGATCCCAACGTTATTAACTTGTGTTGGTGGAAATGGGCTTCCAACTTGAGGGTGTGGTACTTGAAAGGCAATTTTGTCGTTCAAGCAAGATCTTGTAGAATTGTTCCTGAATTTTGTCTAACCTGTTTAAAACTCAGCTGCTGTCAAATAGGCCATCACATCTGTTTGGCTTGAAACttcctttgcttctctttctaGACTTGAACAATATGACTGTAGTacatttgtttgggttttttttaagtcttatACTCATGGGGACGAAGAGGGATTTTCAGCCTTCTACCTGAACTTTaaccttctttttcttaataGATCTTCTTTAGTCTATCATCTTGTTTCATAAATACTTTATTGGATAATTGCTGATCTTTTAGAGGTGTGTAAAACTTACAGCTTTGGGTTTTGTACTCTTGCTCAATATTGCAGACCTGGATAACTCTATTGACAAAACAGAAGCAGGGATTAAAGAACTTCAGAAGAGCATGGAACGCTGGAAGAACATGGAAAAGGAGCATATGGATGCTATTAACCATGATACAAAAGAACTTGAAAAAATGACAAACAGGCAAGGCATGCTCCTCAAGAAGAAAGAGGAATGCATGAAGAAAATACGAGAGCTGGGTTCACTTCCACAGGAGGCTTTTGAAAAGTATCAGACTTTAAGTTTGAAGCAGGTAACTGGTGTGCTTGGTTTCATGTTTTATGACCTGAAACATAAGCATCACCTGCATCTTGTGTGTCAAGTGTGGCTAGAATTGCAAGTCAACTTTGATGTGTTCATGCTTTCTGTTTACAGTTATTCCGCAAGCTGGAGCAGTGCAATACTGAACTGAAGAAATACAGTCACGTTAATAAAAAAGCTTTAGATCAGTTTGTGAATTtctcagagcagaaggaaaaattgatAAAAAGACAAGAAGAACTGGACAGGGGCTACAAATCCATCATGGAGCTGATGAATGTCCTTGAGCTCAGGAAATATGAGGCTATTCAGCTGACTTTCAAACAGGTAACAAAATGGGAACAATTATAAAGACACTGGTGCTGAAATCAATCAAGTTGTCCCATGGTGTAGCAGCAATATGAAAAGAAGAGGATACTAAATAAATCTGTACTAGGAGAAGGCTGTGTCATGTAACTTGAggcttgtgggttttttaaatactgaaaagtAAATAAGCCTACCATTTTCAATATGTGCCCATCTCCAGTACAACTCTAGCTTTGCTTTAAACATCTTAAATACTTTCTCTCAAGTAAGTTCCTATATACTTACGTACAAACCTTTCTGGGAACTGTGGCAAAAAAAACTGTACCAAATCCCTTCTCCTTGAGGCTATCAAGATTCAGATTTAGTGAAATTAATTCTAGTgttaacaaaaaaatcttaactAAAAAATGTGTGAATGTTCTCTTTAAAAGTTTTTGCTTAACTGAGGGTTACTAAGTAAAACTTATTTTTGCTACAGGTCTATGTTTTAATTGTAccattttattgaaaaaaaatttgaaaattctcATACTACAAAAACAGTTGTTTTGACTCTTGTTTTAAGCCAAGCGCTTTGTACAGCATACATTTCTCACTTCTGCTTAAGAACGTGAATCTCTTCTTTGAAGCAGATACTTTCTGTGTTCATGCAAAAGCACTTGTCTGCATTTGATTTCACTCTGTAAAAATGAGTAGGTTTTGATGAGTAGGTTTCACTTTGTAAAGATGAGTatgtaaaaataactttctttttcaggtGTCAAAAAATTTCAGTGAAGTATTCCAAAAGCTAGTACCTGGTGGCAAGGCCACATTGGTGATGAAGAAAGGAGATGTGGAAGGCAGTCAGTCCCAGGATGAAGGTGAAGGCAGTACTGAGAGCGAAAGGGGATCTGGATCTCAGAGCAGTGTTCCATCTGTAGATCAGTTCACTGGAGTTGGCATAAGGGTAATGAATAATATTTGGGTTTTAGTCCCTTGAATGTTTGTTTGGGTTGTCTTTtaactatattttaaaagacagcGTTTAGTCGATCCTGTTTGTTTAATAGCAAGTGATGCTGTTGTTTAGTGTTTTGAAATCATCTTGCTGTTACATTGTTTTCTTAGGTATCATTCACAGGAAAGCAGGGTGAAATGAGAGAAATGCAGCAACTTTCAGGTGGACAGAAATCTTTAGTGGCTCTGGCCCTAATATTTGCCATCCAGAAATGTGATCCAGCTCCGTTTTACTTATTTGATGAAATTGACCAAGCCTTGGATGCCCAGCATAGAAAAGCTGTGTCAGGTACTTGTCTGCCTTTTATAATCTTCATTTTGGTTGAGGGTAATAGTTTGTCTTCTCTTCCTTGATGTTTAAGAATAAAGCTTTTGATcataaaaacacatttgtgaGAAGCCCAGTGCATGTTTGGGGGAAGTTTTCATGAACTTGGTTTTATGTAGAATCTCTGTTCTGTTAGTGCATCTAAAGGATCTCCTTACTGCACTTCAGTGTGTTGAAAAACAGTCCTGCTTTGAAGtctattttgattttaaaaatgaatagaAAAGTGCTTACACTGTTTTTCATCATAGAAGTTTAATATCATACTAGGTTTGCTGAGTGGCTGGACTTGTCAGAGTTCATACTGGAATTAATAATACTTGTATGTGTATTATCTGGGAAATAAAACTAGTATAGATACTTCCTTGATTTATGGGGTTTTTGCTTCATTAaccaaaatctcattttgaaTAAGGCAAAGAGTTTGCTATTTTTGTCTGTCCCATTTTATTGAAAATGCTACATTAATAAAGAATTTTTGTGTTCCTTTTAGATATGATTATGGAACTAGCTGAACATGCTCAGTTTATTACAACAACTTTTAGGCCGGAACTGCTTGAGTCAGCTGACAAGTTCTATGGTGTAAAATTTAGAAACAAGGTAAGTAAGTAGTATGATAGGCTTCTCAGTAAACACCATCATTAAGATAAGTTGTGCATTTGCGACTACAAGAGTTCAGAGTAAATCAGACTCACTTCAGTTGATAAATTTCTGTTGTGACACAGTCTTCTAGAAAAAGTTCTCTCGATCTTGAAAGAGAATTTAAATACCTGCAGATGTCCCGTGTCACATTCTTTAAAGGGATTATAAATTGATCATAGACCTGTTGCTGAGTCCTGGAGCCTTCAGAAATGTCTGTCTTATTCTGCAGGAGGTATTGTAATAACTGAATGATTGTTTGTTCCACCAGGTCAGTCATATTGATGTGATCACAGCAGAAATGGCCAAAGACTTCGTAGAAGATGACACCACGCATGGTTAAAGGAACTTGTAATTACTGCTTATTTGGAAGATGTGTATAGTGCTATGTTTATGCCAGGGACCTGTACATTTAAAAGATGAAGTATTTAGTCCTTgttaaaaatagtttttgaaCACACATTTTAACCAAGACCCCAGAAGGCTTAGTTTCAAATGAGCTTGAGTATCCATTTTGTCTCTGTTGCTGTATTTTATAAGATGTTACCTAATGTTACCTTTATACAATACCTGTAGTTTGGAAATTATATTCTCTTCCTTCAAATCTTTTGTAAAGTGTTTGTTGCTGTTTTACAGCTCTTCAGAAAGTGCTAGCTATCATTTATATTGcctcacactttttttttaatggcttcaATTAAAATGGTTGGGTTTATGGCTGTAACTTGTATATATTAAGTTTTTGGGGTTATATTGTCTTTCTGAAGAGGAATCCAGAGATGGAATAAACACTTCAGTCATATTGAAGTGGTTTCAGAATGAGACAAAGCCGCTCCCAAGCcgctcttctttcttcccctctaCTGCACATTGCCAGTGCCTgaagaaaactgccccaaatCTATGCTTGTCCAAATCCATAGTGTTCTAGTTATTGAACTGAAAACAGGTAAGTATCAGAGAATCCTGAAAAGACCCTAGAACTGTGTCAAAACAAACCACAGCCCCCCCTTCTTTTCCTGCACATTGTCCCATGTAACAACCCCTCCATTACATCCCATTACAAGAGCAGCCTAACTTGAGCCAAGTGACAGTCCCCAGTCAAAAAGTGAAATCTTTTCCTGTTGTCTACGGTTTTGGCAAATGGATATTGAATAGTTTGATTTGTTCTCCTGGAACACTTAAGGATTTACCACAAACCATGAACTTTGTAGGGACCAAAGCAGTTGTAAAAAGAGAATCCATTGATGTTAAAATAGTACACCTATAAAAACATAATAACCTTAAAGAATAGCTAATGTGACTTTCGGTAGTACAGTGAGAAACAGTGAATTTGTATGTTGCGTTTATTCTGTGTAGGGCACGttaaacaaagcagaagaataAAGCTCTCTGATAGGTTTTGATCTGCACACACTCTTGCTCCCCACTGAGAACTTCAGGAAGTGCAGGAAAGGAGAGCATGAACTGATGGCTGGGCTCAGGAGTGCTTATCCTTGCATCACAAGATAGGGTGAGAGAAGAATACTGAAGCTGACATGGAGCAACTTTCCCAGGTAGTGGTAGACATGTGGGAAATTACTATCTGCAGTAGATCTTAAGCCAGGATGAGCAGGAGGATGTTGTGTCATAAAGCTTTCTGTAGTTCCAGGGACTACAGAGAAGCTGTAGTAGCTGCAGAGAAGACTCCCCTCAGTGAAGAGAGAAGTACAAAATGTGAAACAAAGTGTCCCAAATGCCCCCAGAATTTCTAGCATGGAAAGAGACTATATTTGAGAACCCTGAAGATTCTGAAATTTTGTCCTCTTCATACAGAGCTCTCAATATGAACATTAGGGTGTCTGCTGCAGACCAGTGTTCCTGAATTACTCAGAGGTGAAACCAGTGAGTTCAGAGAAGGACCCAAAGAATATGGCCACAGGTTGACACCTCAGGTTACTGATTTGGTGCCGTTTGGTCCAGTGTTTGTTAG
Above is a genomic segment from Serinus canaria isolate serCan28SL12 chromosome 6, serCan2020, whole genome shotgun sequence containing:
- the SMC3 gene encoding structural maintenance of chromosomes protein 3 isoform X2, yielding MNLLESAGFSRSNPYYIVKQGKINQMATAPDSQRLKLLREVAGTRVYDERKEESISLMKETEGKREKINELLKYIEERLHTLEEEKEELAQYQKWDKMRRALEYTIYNQELNETRAKLDELSAKRETSGEKSRQLRDAQQDARDKMEEIERQVRELKTKISAMKEEKEQLSAERQEQIKQRTKLELKAKDLQDELAGNSEQRKRLLKERQKLLEKIEEKQKELAETEPKFNSVKEKEERGIARLAQATQERTDLYAKQGRGSQFTSKEERDKWIKKELKSLDQAINDKKRQIAAIHKDLEDTEANKEKNLEQYSKLDQDLNEVKARVEELDRKYYEVKNKKDELQSERNYLWREENAEQQALAAKREDLEKKQQLLRAATGKAILNGIDSINKVLEHFRRKGINQHVLNGYHGIVMNNFECEPAFYTCVEVTAGNRLFYHIVDSDEVSTKILMEFNKMNLPGEVTFLPLNKLDVRDTAYPETNDAIPMISKLRYNPRFDKAFKHVFGKTLICRSMEVSTQLARAFTMDCITLEGDQVSHRGALTGGYYDTRKSRLELQKDVRKAEEELGELEAKLNENLRRNIERINNEIDQLMNQMQQIETQQRKFKASRDSILSEMKMLKEKRQQSEKTFMPKQRSLQSLEASLHAMESTRESLKAELGTDLLSQLSLEDQKRVDALNDEIRQLQQENRQLLNERIKLEGIITRVETYLNENLRKRLDQVEQELNELRETEGGTVLTATTSELEAINKRVKDTLARSDDLDNSIDKTEAGIKELQKSMERWKNMEKEHMDAINHDTKELEKMTNRQGMLLKKKEECMKKIRELGSLPQEAFEKYQTLSLKQLFRKLEQCNTELKKYSHVNKKALDQFVNFSEQKEKLIKRQEELDRGYKSIMELMNVLELRKYEAIQLTFKQVSKNFSEVFQKLVPGGKATLVMKKGDVEGSQSQDEGEGSTESERGSGSQSSVPSVDQFTGVGIRVSFTGKQGEMREMQQLSGGQKSLVALALIFAIQKCDPAPFYLFDEIDQALDAQHRKAVSDMIMELAEHAQFITTTFRPELLESADKFYGVKFRNKVSHIDVITAEMAKDFVEDDTTHG
- the SMC3 gene encoding structural maintenance of chromosomes protein 3 isoform X3, with translation MATAPDSQRLKLLREVAGTRVYDERKEESISLMKETEGKREKINELLKYIEERLHTLEEEKEELAQYQKWDKMRRALEYTIYNQELNETRAKLDELSAKRETSGEKSRQLRDAQQDARDKMEEIERQVRELKTKISAMKEEKEQLSAERQEQIKQRTKLELKAKDLQDELAGNSEQRKRLLKERQKLLEKIEEKQKELAETEPKFNSVKEKEERGIARLAQATQERTDLYAKQGRGSQFTSKEERDKWIKKELKSLDQAINDKKRQIAAIHKDLEDTEANKEKNLEQYSKLDQDLNEVKARVEELDRKYYEVKNKKDELQSERNYLWREENAEQQALAAKREDLEKKQQLLRAATGKAILNGIDSINKVLEHFRRKGINQHVLNGYHGIVMNNFECEPAFYTCVEVTAGNRLFYHIVDSDEVSTKILMEFNKMNLPGEVTFLPLNKLDVRDTAYPETNDAIPMISKLRYNPRFDKAFKHVFGKTLICRSMEVSTQLARAFTMDCITLEGDQVSHRGALTGGYYDTRKSRLELQKDVRKAEEELGELEAKLNENLRRNIERINNEIDQLMNQMQQIETQQRKFKASRDSILSEMKMLKEKRQQSEKTFMPKQRSLQSLEASLHAMESTRESLKAELGTDLLSQLSLEDQKRVDALNDEIRQLQQENRQLLNERIKLEGIITRVETYLNENLRKRLDQVEQELNELRETEGGTVLTATTSELEAINKRVKDTLARSDDLDNSIDKTEAGIKELQKSMERWKNMEKEHMDAINHDTKELEKMTNRQGMLLKKKEECMKKIRELGSLPQEAFEKYQTLSLKQLFRKLEQCNTELKKYSHVNKKALDQFVNFSEQKEKLIKRQEELDRGYKSIMELMNVLELRKYEAIQLTFKQVSKNFSEVFQKLVPGGKATLVMKKGDVEGSQSQDEGEGSTESERGSGSQSSVPSVDQFTGVGIRVSFTGKQGEMREMQQLSGGQKSLVALALIFAIQKCDPAPFYLFDEIDQALDAQHRKAVSDMIMELAEHAQFITTTFRPELLESADKFYGVKFRNKVSHIDVITAEMAKDFVEDDTTHG
- the SMC3 gene encoding structural maintenance of chromosomes protein 3 isoform X1 encodes the protein MYIKQVIIQGFRSYRDQTIVDPFSSKHNVIVGRNGSGKSNFFYAIQFVLSDEFSHLRPEQRLALLHEGTGPRVISAFVEIIFDNSDNRLPIDKEEVSLRRVIGAKKDQYFLDKKMVTKNDVMNLLESAGFSRSNPYYIVKQGKINQMATAPDSQRLKLLREVAGTRVYDERKEESISLMKETEGKREKINELLKYIEERLHTLEEEKEELAQYQKWDKMRRALEYTIYNQELNETRAKLDELSAKRETSGEKSRQLRDAQQDARDKMEEIERQVRELKTKISAMKEEKEQLSAERQEQIKQRTKLELKAKDLQDELAGNSEQRKRLLKERQKLLEKIEEKQKELAETEPKFNSVKEKEERGIARLAQATQERTDLYAKQGRGSQFTSKEERDKWIKKELKSLDQAINDKKRQIAAIHKDLEDTEANKEKNLEQYSKLDQDLNEVKARVEELDRKYYEVKNKKDELQSERNYLWREENAEQQALAAKREDLEKKQQLLRAATGKAILNGIDSINKVLEHFRRKGINQHVLNGYHGIVMNNFECEPAFYTCVEVTAGNRLFYHIVDSDEVSTKILMEFNKMNLPGEVTFLPLNKLDVRDTAYPETNDAIPMISKLRYNPRFDKAFKHVFGKTLICRSMEVSTQLARAFTMDCITLEGDQVSHRGALTGGYYDTRKSRLELQKDVRKAEEELGELEAKLNENLRRNIERINNEIDQLMNQMQQIETQQRKFKASRDSILSEMKMLKEKRQQSEKTFMPKQRSLQSLEASLHAMESTRESLKAELGTDLLSQLSLEDQKRVDALNDEIRQLQQENRQLLNERIKLEGIITRVETYLNENLRKRLDQVEQELNELRETEGGTVLTATTSELEAINKRVKDTLARSDDLDNSIDKTEAGIKELQKSMERWKNMEKEHMDAINHDTKELEKMTNRQGMLLKKKEECMKKIRELGSLPQEAFEKYQTLSLKQLFRKLEQCNTELKKYSHVNKKALDQFVNFSEQKEKLIKRQEELDRGYKSIMELMNVLELRKYEAIQLTFKQVSKNFSEVFQKLVPGGKATLVMKKGDVEGSQSQDEGEGSTESERGSGSQSSVPSVDQFTGVGIRVSFTGKQGEMREMQQLSGGQKSLVALALIFAIQKCDPAPFYLFDEIDQALDAQHRKAVSDMIMELAEHAQFITTTFRPELLESADKFYGVKFRNKVSHIDVITAEMAKDFVEDDTTHG